A portion of the Diprion similis isolate iyDipSimi1 chromosome 4, iyDipSimi1.1, whole genome shotgun sequence genome contains these proteins:
- the LOC124406002 gene encoding presenilin-1, which translates to MTDSDSDSATEYTRLMDGHVAEVRTDGLAIERKKRRPKSNTERSAASEASSQGENGVPDVRIETPGSTVPVLPVRRRHGSNSGGPANNSDEFTDEDEEELKYGAAHVIKLFVPVSLCMLVVVATISSVNFYTTKDVYLVYTPFHEESSDTSTKVWQAIANSLIMMSVIVGMTVILILLYKYRFYRTIHAWLIMSSFMLLFLFSILYCEEVLRAYNIPMDVITLSIVLWNFGVVGMICIHWLGPLRLQQAYLIFIAALMALVFIKYLPEWTTWVVLAVISIWDVIAVLTPKGPLRILVETAQARNEPIFPALIYSSTILYTFTLNYVGYVATPTVSMASGDAAAGDTVGSPTPTQTRRSAGAGDSEEGGFTNEWVATHAERSARRAREIREEDSSLPEPSRTGQYRNESQQQQQATMEEERGIKLGLGDFIFYSVLVGKASSYGDWNTTLACFVAILIGLCLTLLLLAIFKKALPALPISITVGLIFYFATRVIVAPFADSLASEQVFI; encoded by the exons ATGACTGATAGTGATTCTGATTCGGCAACTGAATATACACGCCTGATGGACGGTCACGTTGCCGAAGTTCGCACAGACGGGTTAGCCATTGAACGGAAGAAACGCCGTCCAAAAAGCAACACTGAACGATCCGCGGCGAGCGAAGCTTCCTCACAG GGAGAAAATGGAGTGCCAGATGTTCGTATTGAAACACCAGGATCTACGGTTCCAGTATTACCAGTTCGAAGAAGACATGGATCAAATTCTGGGGGTCCAGCCAACAACTCTGACGAATTTacagatgaagatgaagaggaATTGAAATATGGAGCTGCTCACGTCATAAAGCTGTTTGTCCCAGTATCGCTTTGCATGCTAGTAGTGGTTGCCACTATCAGCTCCGTCAATTTCTATACAACCAAGGACGTATATTT AGTGTATACACCATTTCACGAAGAAAGTTCAGATACAAGTACAAAGGTATGGCAAGCCATTGCTAATTCGCTCATAATGATGTCAGTCATCGTGGGAATGACtgtgatattaattctactgTACAAGTATAGATTTTACAGAACTATACATGCTTGGCTAATCATGAGCTCTTTCATGCTCCTCTTCTTATTCTCAATATTATACTGCGA gGAAGTATTGAGGGCTTATAATATACCAATGGATGTAATAACATTATCCATTGTTTTGTGGAATTTCGGAGTTGTTGGAATGATCTGTATTCACTGGCTGGGACCACTACGTCTGCAACAAGCCTATCTAATTTTCATTGCAGCATTAATGGCCTTGGTGTTCATCAAGTATCTGCCTGAGTGGACCACTTGGGTTGTTCTCGCAGTCATCAGTATTTGGG ATGTGATAGCTGTGCTGACACCTAAAGGACCTCTACGAATACTGGTTGAGACAGCACAAGCGAGAAATGAGCCTATATTCCCAGCATTGATTTATTCTTCGACGATTCTCTATACCTTCACACTGAATTACGTTGGTTATGTAGCTACGCCAACGGTGTCTATGGCCAGTGGCGATGCTGCTGCAGGTGACACTGTTGGCTCACCAACTCCCACACAAACACGGAGAAGTGCTGGAGCTGGAGACTCAGAGGAAGGTGGTTTTACTAACGAATGGGTGGCAACGCATG CTGAACGAAGCGCGAGGAGAGCTAGAGAAATTAGAGAAGAAGACTCATCGTTACCCGAGCCTTCTCGAACTGGTCAGTATAGGAACGAAtcgcaacagcaacaacaagcTACaatggaagaagaaagaggaatTAAGCTGGGTCTgggagattttattttttattctgtccTAGTTGGCAAAGCGTCCAGTTATGGTGACTGGAATACGACGCTGGCTTGTTTCGTAGCCATATTAATC GGCCTGTGCCTGACGCTGCTGCTCTTagctattttcaaaaaagctCTACCAGCTCTCCCGATTTCGATCACAGttggtttgatattttattttgcaactaGAGTGATCGTTGCGCCATTTGCGGACAGCCTAGCCAGTGAACAAGTGTTTATTTAA
- the LOC124406007 gene encoding receptor-like protein kinase, which translates to MKTDSTFLPNGSTKAMNILLVNGIFSLILCMVAAPAGMMVFGQADLVMDQGQSGRTCRYTRPYSKLQVNCSAKNLGEIPSTVNTKVQIMLMSFNRLRDQLPPHTFAPYTSLENLYLGENFLNDINNTIEDLGYLQVLDISYNGFYVLPSTLFQLPYLRKLYLTHNFIGDGTFELRVTSPIQHLAIATNKLTKIPSIGPQPSLTHLNLSSNQINRLSVDDIAPFCKLSTLDITNNPINLDESSCDCHQFMTWVEIRNITLASNIACKKETLDSCSAKSFANETMVSYNECLEMIEIAEAQAVAKRTWITVGSCILAVLVCVMIGLYCVHKRNKKRAKKTKKAQRLATNNANTELLNGNLPEAV; encoded by the exons CCATGAACATCCTGCTAGTCAACGGAATTTTCTCCCTGATTCTGTGCATGGTAGCTGCTCCAGCTGGCATGATGGTGTTCGGCCAGGCGGACCTCGTCATGGACCAAGGCCAGTCCGGTCGTACGTGCAGATACACCAGACCGTATTCGAAGCTGCAGGTTAATTGCAGTGCGAAAAATCTTGGGGAAATTCCAAGCACAGTGAACACCAAAGTCCAG atAATGCTGATGTCCTTCAACCGGCTGAGAGATCAACTGCCGCCTCATACTTTCGCCCCGTATACAAGCCTGGAGAACCTCTAcctcggtgaaaattttttgaacgatATTAACAACACCATCGAGGACCTCGGGTACCTTCAAGTCCTCGACATATCTTACAACGGTTTTTACGTCCTACCATCGACCCTCTTCCAGCTTCCATATCTCCGTAAGTTGTACCTCACGCACAACTTCATCGGGGACGGAACATTCGAGTTGAGGGTAACTTCGCCAATCCAACATCTTGCGATTGCGACGAACAAATTGACCAAAATACCGTCGATCGGACCTCAGCCGTCGTTGACTCACCTAAACTTGTCGAGCAACCAGATTAACCGGCTATCGGTCGACGATATCGCTCCGTTCTGCAAATTAAGCACTTTGGACATCACAAACAATCCCATAAACTTAGACGAATCGAGTTGCGATTGTCACCAATTCATGACGTGGGTGGAAATACGCAACATAACACTTGCGTCGAATATTGCCTGTAAAAaggaaactctcgattcttgcaGCGCAAAGAGTTTTGCAAATGAGACAATGGTGTCGTACAACGAATGCTTAGAAATGATCGAGATCGCCGAAGCTCAAGCCGTGGCGAAAAGGACCTGGATAACAGTGGGAAGCTGCATCCTCGCCGTTTTGGTCTGCGTCATGATAGGTCTTTACTGTGTCCATAAGAGGAACAAGAAGCGGGcaaaaaagacgaagaagGCGCAAAGATTGGCCACAAATAATGCGAACACCGAACTGCTCAATGGCAATTTGCCTGAGGCAGTCTAG